From the Limosilactobacillus panis genome, one window contains:
- a CDS encoding beta-galactosidase: MKKKELPRFLYGGDYNPEQWPAETWSKDIQVFKQADINSATVNVFSWTLLEPQEGQYNFTMLDKIVDNLSRANFNIVMATSTAAMPAWMFKKYPEVARVDYQGRRHVFGQRHNFCPSSKDYQRLASDLVAHLAERYHDNPHIVAWHVNNEYGGNCYCDNCAAAFRKWLKDRYQTPDKLNKAWNMNVWSHTIYDWDEIVVPNELGDAWGPEGTETIVAGLSIDYLRFQSDAMLNLFKLEKRVIEKYSPDVPVTTNFHSLPNKMVDYQKWAKDQDIISYDSYPAYDMPIYHPAFLYDLMRTLKHQPFMLMESTPAQVNWQPYSPLKRPGQVRATELQAVAHGADTVQYFQLKQAVGGSEKFHSAVIAHSGRTDTRAFKEVARLGHDLNKVGPVIKGAKTTAKVGIVFDWSNFWALEYVDGITQDLRYVPIILDYYRQFYEQNIPTDVISVDDDFSQYDLIVAPVLYMVKPGLGEKIDRYVKAGGNFVTSFMSGIVGPSDNVYTGGYPGPLKDVTGIWVEESDAVVPGHRTNISIGDQEYATHLMCDLIHLEGAQAIATYANEFYAGVPAVTENKYGKGNAWYVGSRLEHDGLKKVIDRVIKFSGVKPLVDQVTPLEVTKRVTTDDQELYFVLNMSNGSQELPMKFRGYHDLLTGRVAQPTLKGWDVEILQS; this comes from the coding sequence ATGAAGAAAAAAGAACTACCACGTTTCCTCTACGGTGGTGACTACAACCCAGAACAATGGCCAGCAGAAACCTGGTCAAAGGATATCCAGGTCTTTAAGCAGGCCGATATCAACTCAGCAACGGTTAACGTCTTTTCCTGGACCCTCTTGGAACCTCAAGAAGGACAGTACAACTTTACAATGCTTGATAAGATTGTCGATAACTTATCCAGGGCCAACTTTAATATTGTAATGGCCACGTCGACGGCGGCCATGCCGGCATGGATGTTTAAGAAGTATCCAGAAGTCGCCCGGGTCGATTACCAAGGACGACGGCATGTCTTTGGGCAACGCCACAACTTCTGTCCAAGCAGCAAAGACTACCAGCGCCTCGCTAGCGACCTGGTTGCGCACCTAGCTGAACGTTACCATGACAACCCCCACATCGTTGCCTGGCACGTCAACAATGAGTATGGCGGTAATTGCTACTGTGACAACTGTGCAGCGGCCTTCCGTAAATGGCTAAAGGACCGCTACCAGACCCCTGATAAGCTCAACAAGGCCTGGAACATGAACGTGTGGAGCCACACCATCTATGACTGGGACGAAATTGTTGTCCCCAATGAACTTGGTGATGCCTGGGGCCCAGAAGGCACAGAGACAATTGTGGCTGGGCTTTCAATCGACTACCTTCGCTTCCAATCGGACGCCATGCTTAACCTGTTTAAGCTAGAAAAGCGGGTCATCGAGAAGTACTCACCAGATGTTCCAGTCACGACTAACTTCCATAGTCTGCCGAACAAGATGGTTGACTACCAGAAATGGGCAAAGGACCAAGACATTATTTCCTACGACAGTTATCCCGCCTATGACATGCCAATTTACCACCCGGCATTTCTTTATGACCTGATGCGAACGCTAAAACACCAGCCGTTTATGCTGATGGAATCAACGCCGGCCCAGGTTAACTGGCAACCATATAGTCCCTTAAAGCGGCCGGGCCAGGTCCGGGCAACGGAACTGCAGGCTGTGGCCCACGGTGCTGATACGGTCCAGTACTTCCAGTTGAAGCAGGCAGTCGGCGGTTCGGAAAAGTTCCACAGTGCCGTGATTGCCCATTCCGGCCGAACTGACACCCGGGCATTTAAGGAAGTTGCCCGGCTGGGCCATGACCTGAATAAGGTGGGCCCGGTTATCAAGGGTGCTAAGACGACGGCCAAAGTCGGCATTGTCTTTGACTGGAGTAACTTCTGGGCGCTTGAATACGTCGACGGGATTACCCAGGACCTCCGTTATGTGCCAATTATCTTGGATTATTACCGGCAATTCTATGAGCAAAACATCCCGACGGACGTAATCAGTGTTGATGACGACTTCAGCCAATATGACCTGATTGTTGCCCCCGTTTTGTACATGGTCAAACCAGGACTAGGCGAAAAGATTGACCGTTACGTTAAGGCTGGTGGCAACTTCGTAACCAGCTTCATGTCAGGGATAGTTGGGCCCTCCGATAATGTATACACTGGTGGTTATCCTGGACCGCTGAAGGATGTTACCGGAATCTGGGTTGAAGAAAGCGATGCCGTTGTTCCAGGGCACCGCACTAATATCAGTATTGGTGACCAAGAGTATGCTACTCACCTAATGTGTGATTTGATTCACCTGGAGGGTGCCCAGGCAATTGCTACCTACGCCAACGAGTTTTATGCTGGAGTCCCTGCCGTTACTGAAAATAAGTATGGTAAGGGGAATGCCTGGTACGTTGGCAGCCGTCTGGAACACGACGGCCTTAAGAAGGTCATTGACCGGGTAATCAAGTTCAGTGGAGTTAAGCCATTGGTCGATCAGGTCACCCCGTTAGAAGTCACAAAGCGAGTAACCACGGATGATCAGGAGCTCTACTTTGTTTTGAACATGAGTAATGGCTCCCAGGAGTTACCGATGAAGTTCCGGGGCTACCATGACCTTTTGACTGGACGAGTCGCCCAACCAACCTTAAAGGGCTGGGATGTCGAAATTCTTCAGTCATAA
- a CDS encoding LacI family DNA-binding transcriptional regulator has protein sequence MATIKEIAEKSGFSPATVSRLLNNDPNLSITASTRSKILKVANDLGYWADHQKQDSIRPVIALLYRVSGKEQLQDEYFASLKDAILKVIKQNGFQVQVFERIEDLVAKAASFQGFIGVGSNRLTKEKLVLLHNALSNGVFVDINPAPDMFDSVRPNLSLTIRDALCCLTAAGYQRIGFIGGTGLNMDHVQQPDIREMAFREFTSIDNNIKEAPMFVDGPFNIENGYVLGKRALDECGDHLPAAFIVASDTLSVGVLQAFNENGVIVPRDTSVISINNSEVARYVSPPLTSYNINQETLSRMAIKLLQDLIIHPDRPHIHLTVNTSLVERKSFTTKK, from the coding sequence ATGGCGACGATAAAAGAAATTGCGGAAAAGTCTGGTTTTTCTCCAGCAACGGTCTCGCGCTTGCTGAATAATGACCCCAACCTATCAATCACCGCTAGCACACGGAGTAAAATCTTAAAAGTGGCTAACGACCTTGGCTACTGGGCAGACCACCAAAAGCAGGATTCGATTCGACCGGTAATTGCCCTCCTTTACCGGGTCAGCGGTAAAGAGCAGCTTCAGGATGAATACTTTGCTTCCTTAAAGGATGCCATCCTGAAGGTGATCAAACAAAATGGTTTCCAAGTGCAAGTATTTGAAAGAATTGAGGACCTGGTAGCAAAAGCTGCTTCATTTCAAGGCTTTATCGGGGTGGGGTCCAACCGTCTGACTAAGGAAAAGCTGGTGTTACTTCACAATGCGTTATCAAACGGGGTATTTGTTGATATCAACCCCGCTCCCGACATGTTTGATTCCGTGCGTCCCAACTTATCATTGACGATTCGGGATGCCCTTTGTTGCTTGACCGCTGCCGGTTACCAGCGAATTGGCTTCATTGGGGGAACTGGCCTAAATATGGACCATGTTCAGCAACCAGATATTCGTGAAATGGCCTTTCGCGAGTTTACGTCAATTGATAATAATATCAAGGAGGCCCCGATGTTTGTCGACGGGCCCTTCAACATTGAAAATGGCTATGTACTGGGGAAAAGGGCACTGGATGAATGTGGGGACCACTTGCCGGCAGCTTTTATTGTTGCTTCGGATACCCTGAGCGTTGGTGTCTTGCAGGCATTTAATGAAAATGGTGTTATCGTTCCCCGTGATACGTCCGTGATCAGCATTAACAATAGCGAGGTGGCCCGCTATGTTTCTCCGCCGTTGACCTCATACAACATTAACCAGGAGACCCTGAGTCGGATGGCAATTAAGTTGCTCCAGGACCTGATTATCCACCCGGACCGGCCCCATATTCATTTAACGGTAAACACTAGCCTGGTGGAGCGGAAAAGTTTCACAACGAAAAAATGA
- a CDS encoding nicotinate phosphoribosyltransferase has protein sequence MDLQMLTDLYEFSMANGYYATLPHDRQARFDVFYRRVPDNGSFVIAAGLQQVVEQVANWHFSKENIEYLKLLKEFSPDFLDYLSKIKNSCTIQALPEGTPVFPREPIISISGPLIEAQLLETFVLNIINHQSLIATKSWQINHAAQGRPIMEFGARRAQGPDAATYGARAAVIGGCTSTSNLQAASQFHIPAAGTMAHAWVESFPDELSAFQAWAKVYPNKISLLVDTYDVLKSGVPNAIRVFKQARANGHEPVGIRIDSGDISQLAIKARQMLDEAGFPQAKITASNALDAHVVKSLLDEGAPIDNFGIGERLITSSSSPVLSGVYKLAEESVNGKWIPTIKVSDSGEKVTIPGNKQVYRIYSNDQPNKAIADVIALADESITTPLKVVNSDPTATNASQVLANFTAKPLLKTYLTAGQPAKVETDVFKIQQTSRQLRAQLPEASKRLVNPDRYPVYLTTKLADLQEQLITKAQFAEEN, from the coding sequence ATGGATTTACAAATGTTAACCGACCTTTATGAATTCTCAATGGCAAACGGCTATTACGCCACCCTGCCTCATGATCGCCAGGCCCGGTTCGACGTTTTCTACCGGCGGGTTCCTGATAATGGCAGCTTTGTCATTGCGGCCGGTCTCCAGCAAGTAGTTGAGCAAGTTGCTAATTGGCATTTTTCTAAGGAAAACATTGAATACCTGAAATTATTAAAAGAGTTTAGCCCTGATTTCCTTGACTACCTTAGCAAAATTAAAAACAGCTGTACCATCCAAGCTCTTCCCGAAGGCACCCCAGTGTTTCCACGAGAACCAATTATCTCCATCAGTGGTCCCTTAATTGAGGCACAACTCTTAGAAACTTTCGTCCTCAACATTATTAACCACCAATCACTAATTGCCACTAAGTCATGGCAGATTAACCATGCTGCTCAAGGACGGCCAATTATGGAATTTGGTGCCCGTCGTGCGCAAGGACCAGACGCGGCCACTTATGGTGCACGGGCAGCCGTGATTGGCGGTTGCACCAGTACTTCAAACTTGCAAGCAGCTAGTCAATTCCACATTCCAGCAGCGGGAACAATGGCGCACGCCTGGGTGGAAAGCTTTCCTGACGAACTAAGCGCCTTTCAAGCATGGGCAAAAGTTTACCCGAATAAGATTTCCCTACTGGTTGATACATATGATGTCCTTAAGTCAGGGGTTCCAAACGCTATTCGCGTCTTCAAGCAAGCCCGCGCCAATGGCCATGAACCAGTTGGCATTCGGATCGATTCCGGGGATATTTCCCAGCTTGCCATCAAAGCGCGGCAGATGCTCGATGAAGCGGGCTTCCCACAGGCTAAAATCACTGCTTCCAATGCTCTTGACGCCCACGTTGTAAAATCACTGTTGGACGAAGGAGCACCAATTGATAACTTTGGGATTGGTGAACGCTTGATTACCAGTTCTTCTAGTCCGGTCTTAAGCGGCGTCTACAAATTAGCGGAAGAAAGCGTCAATGGTAAATGGATCCCAACGATTAAGGTCAGTGATAGCGGGGAAAAGGTTACGATTCCGGGCAATAAGCAGGTTTACCGGATTTATAGTAATGATCAGCCAAATAAGGCGATTGCCGATGTCATCGCCCTGGCTGATGAATCCATCACGACACCGCTCAAAGTTGTTAACTCCGATCCTACTGCAACTAATGCCAGTCAGGTCTTAGCCAACTTTACTGCCAAGCCACTATTAAAAACTTACTTAACCGCGGGCCAGCCAGCAAAGGTGGAAACGGATGTCTTTAAGATTCAACAAACTTCTCGGCAATTGCGCGCTCAATTACCAGAAGCAAGTAAACGGCTAGTCAACCCTGACCGGTACCCTGTTTACTTAACCACTAAGTTAGCTGATCTCCAAGAACAATTGATTACCAAAGCCCAATTTGCTGAGGAAAATTAA
- a CDS encoding NrtR DNA-binding winged helix domain-containing protein, giving the protein MDNKIVARPLVTITNVIWSFNTELHRPQLLLIKRADEPLRGRWALPETLLRSHESADVACIRLIEDKIGLQVPISSTEQLATFTDPNRVAGNRVLSLAYMTYLPSTPKLHPGYGATDAQWFILSADQHQYVISHDRQQFVLTTPSDLAFDHVQIISTAINRIKNKLDYQPGILHILGDSFTLRQAREVFAAFLGTTPDKIDNSNFKKTHNHLFKEVGTASLQHSGRPPRLFKLNC; this is encoded by the coding sequence TTGGATAATAAGATTGTTGCCCGTCCCTTAGTAACCATCACGAATGTTATTTGGAGCTTTAATACGGAACTGCACCGGCCACAGTTATTATTAATTAAACGGGCCGACGAACCATTAAGGGGAAGGTGGGCCTTGCCAGAAACCTTGTTACGTAGTCATGAAAGTGCTGATGTAGCGTGCATTCGCTTGATTGAGGATAAGATCGGTCTCCAGGTGCCGATAAGTTCAACTGAACAACTGGCTACTTTTACTGATCCCAACCGGGTTGCTGGTAACCGGGTCTTATCATTAGCCTACATGACTTATCTGCCCTCGACGCCCAAGCTGCATCCAGGCTACGGGGCAACTGACGCCCAATGGTTTATCCTGAGTGCTGATCAGCACCAGTATGTGATCAGTCACGATCGGCAGCAATTCGTTTTAACAACGCCTTCTGATCTTGCGTTTGACCATGTTCAAATTATCAGCACCGCAATCAACCGGATTAAAAATAAGCTCGATTACCAACCGGGCATCCTCCACATTCTCGGTGATTCCTTCACCCTGCGCCAGGCCCGGGAAGTCTTTGCGGCATTCTTAGGAACCACCCCCGATAAAATTGATAATTCCAATTTTAAGAAAACTCATAATCACCTGTTTAAGGAAGTCGGCACCGCCTCATTACAACACTCAGGTCGGCCACCAAGGTTGTTTAAGCTAAATTGTTAA
- a CDS encoding glutamate--cysteine ligase, translating to MALSTFGEQVLAKKMEHLLFNFPIGIEVERQRVNADGGLSKFPYPHNIGDPRTNKWITTDFMETMTEIATPVAQSPEQALRFLEQISNILRKGLAEGEYLWPLSMPPKLPTDHSNINIARTTLEKKKYSDEWLKRHRLQEATPCGVHVNISINPLLLDKLTSGVGERNQLYIKVAQGFLKYRFLLTYLYGASPLTEGNYFLPNQRPHHLVRSIRQSKYGFGTKYDGDFTDTDCYARRIKHGLTTGELLAEHDFHSPVRLKGPASVAQLPTKGTQYIELRMLDLNPWSSTGIDNDAVDLLYLMMAYFLMMEEGVFSLSKSNDRNERVALEQPFDHCQFEEEISTFLNQLGDFAIVIQAGQGAHDLLDRLRTMVDDPRQTVAGQLAAHVNNDSLLKFALHQAIKFQSQSQKAVNVCQEFKGGKVFPAQTLREILGT from the coding sequence ATGGCACTCAGTACATTTGGCGAGCAGGTTCTGGCGAAAAAGATGGAACATTTACTTTTTAACTTTCCGATTGGAATAGAGGTTGAACGCCAGCGAGTGAATGCGGATGGCGGCCTTAGTAAATTCCCGTATCCGCATAATATTGGTGACCCCCGAACCAATAAGTGGATCACCACAGACTTCATGGAAACGATGACGGAGATTGCGACGCCGGTAGCCCAATCACCGGAACAAGCCCTGCGTTTTCTTGAGCAGATCAGTAATATCTTACGCAAGGGGCTCGCGGAAGGTGAATATTTATGGCCGTTGTCAATGCCGCCTAAACTACCAACTGACCACAGTAATATTAATATTGCCCGGACAACGCTGGAGAAGAAAAAGTATTCTGATGAGTGGCTAAAACGCCACCGCCTCCAGGAAGCAACGCCATGTGGGGTCCACGTTAACATTAGTATTAATCCTTTACTTCTGGATAAGTTGACGTCGGGTGTCGGAGAAAGAAACCAACTGTACATTAAAGTTGCCCAGGGTTTCTTGAAGTACCGGTTTTTATTAACGTATTTGTACGGTGCTAGTCCACTTACCGAGGGTAACTACTTTTTGCCCAACCAAAGACCACATCACCTGGTGCGCAGTATTCGGCAGAGCAAGTATGGCTTTGGAACCAAATATGATGGTGACTTCACTGATACCGACTGTTACGCCCGGCGGATAAAACATGGCCTTACCACTGGGGAGTTACTGGCGGAACACGATTTTCATTCCCCGGTTCGTCTAAAAGGCCCAGCCAGTGTGGCCCAATTACCGACAAAAGGAACCCAGTATATCGAGTTGCGGATGCTGGATCTAAACCCGTGGTCCAGTACGGGAATTGATAATGATGCTGTTGACCTTCTTTACTTAATGATGGCTTATTTTCTGATGATGGAAGAAGGGGTGTTTTCGTTATCAAAGAGCAATGATCGAAATGAACGGGTAGCGTTAGAGCAGCCATTTGACCACTGCCAGTTTGAAGAAGAGATAAGTACATTCTTAAATCAATTGGGTGACTTTGCGATAGTAATCCAGGCCGGACAAGGGGCTCACGATTTATTGGACCGTCTAAGGACCATGGTTGACGATCCCCGACAGACCGTTGCGGGCCAGTTGGCTGCACACGTAAATAATGATTCACTGTTGAAATTTGCCCTTCATCAGGCAATCAAGTTTCAGTCCCAGAGCCAAAAGGCGGTGAACGTCTGCCAGGAGTTTAAGGGTGGTAAGGTGTTTCCGGCGCAAACCCTGCGGGAAATACTGGGGACCTAA
- a CDS encoding PTS sugar transporter subunit IIA: MAQGHKITAKQWISRASFCFGNVGHSAFYGVMSTYFIIFVTGGMFNGLEKSVANKLIGLITGLIVAVRIIELVVDPLLGNIVDNTKTRWGKFKPWILAGNIISVILLLILFTGIFGLAKFNWVLFAILFVIIFISFDIFYSFSDVSYWGMVPALSEDSAERGIYTSLGAFAGTIGWNGLTIIVVPVVTYFTYLATGQHKEGPIGWFAFAAIVSLVALLSALAVCFGTKEKHNIIRNSAQDKTTIREVFSAIFHNDQILWPSLAYLLYSCAYVITNGVLFYLYKFVIGKPGEFWIVGVIATIIGFCTSPLFPILNKFIPRKWLFTAGQVSMILAYVIFIFFRSNVFMMDLGLVFFNINFAQLVTVLTLTDAIEYGQLKNGQRNEAVVLAVRPMIDKLTGAISNGLVGYIAIAAGMTGTATAADMTAHDIHTFDSFAFYIPLAFAILAILVFLTKVTLSEKKHALVVEELKDKLAEGNVTGQAPREAADETKETTVYAPVDGQLVPMKDVIDQDGKAFPGKGFAIKPSSNHVYAPFDGKIIFTFGTKHAFGIVSDDGLELLVHIGVGTVNMRGEGFVTHYNDGQRVKKGDLLFDFDRQLITEAGYQDTVVNFFTQPQRVIEFTKIDYGNDVKHGDQVATVKFK, encoded by the coding sequence ATGGCACAGGGTCATAAGATAACGGCCAAGCAGTGGATCTCACGCGCATCTTTCTGCTTTGGTAACGTTGGTCACTCGGCTTTTTACGGGGTAATGAGTACCTACTTCATTATCTTCGTTACCGGTGGCATGTTTAACGGCTTGGAGAAGTCGGTGGCAAATAAGTTAATCGGTTTGATCACCGGGTTAATTGTTGCAGTGCGGATCATTGAATTAGTAGTTGACCCACTTTTGGGTAACATCGTTGACAATACCAAGACGAGGTGGGGAAAATTTAAACCCTGGATTCTAGCGGGTAACATTATCAGTGTCATCCTGTTGCTGATCCTCTTTACCGGGATTTTTGGCCTGGCAAAGTTTAACTGGGTTCTCTTTGCAATTCTTTTTGTTATTATCTTTATTTCCTTTGATATCTTCTATTCTTTCTCTGACGTTTCCTACTGGGGCATGGTTCCAGCATTGAGTGAAGACTCCGCAGAGCGGGGAATTTACACTTCGCTGGGTGCCTTTGCCGGAACGATTGGTTGGAATGGGCTAACCATCATCGTTGTGCCAGTTGTTACCTACTTTACCTACTTGGCAACGGGGCAGCATAAGGAAGGACCCATCGGTTGGTTTGCCTTTGCTGCCATCGTATCATTAGTTGCCCTGCTCAGTGCCCTGGCAGTCTGCTTCGGGACTAAGGAAAAGCACAACATCATTCGGAACTCTGCTCAAGACAAGACGACCATTCGGGAGGTCTTCTCCGCCATTTTCCACAACGACCAAATCTTGTGGCCAAGTTTGGCATACCTGCTCTACTCATGTGCATACGTTATTACTAACGGGGTTCTTTTCTACCTCTACAAGTTCGTCATTGGCAAGCCAGGCGAATTCTGGATCGTTGGTGTTATTGCTACCATCATTGGTTTCTGCACCAGTCCACTGTTCCCAATTTTGAACAAGTTCATCCCGCGGAAGTGGTTGTTCACGGCCGGTCAAGTTTCAATGATCCTGGCTTATGTCATCTTCATCTTCTTCCGTTCGAACGTCTTCATGATGGACCTTGGACTAGTCTTCTTTAATATTAACTTTGCCCAACTGGTAACTGTTCTGACCTTGACTGATGCTATCGAGTACGGTCAATTAAAGAACGGCCAGCGGAACGAAGCCGTTGTGCTTGCCGTGCGGCCAATGATTGATAAGTTGACCGGTGCTATTTCCAACGGGCTGGTTGGTTACATTGCCATCGCCGCCGGGATGACCGGAACGGCCACGGCTGCCGATATGACTGCCCACGATATTCACACCTTCGATAGTTTCGCCTTCTATATTCCGCTGGCATTCGCCATCCTCGCTATCCTGGTCTTCTTGACCAAGGTTACCCTGAGTGAGAAGAAACACGCGTTAGTCGTTGAAGAATTAAAGGACAAGCTCGCTGAAGGCAACGTTACTGGCCAAGCTCCACGTGAGGCTGCTGATGAAACCAAGGAAACCACGGTTTACGCCCCGGTTGATGGGCAACTTGTTCCAATGAAGGACGTCATCGACCAGGACGGTAAGGCATTCCCTGGCAAAGGATTTGCCATCAAGCCAAGCAGTAACCACGTCTATGCGCCATTTGATGGGAAAATTATCTTCACCTTTGGGACTAAGCACGCCTTTGGAATCGTATCTGACGATGGACTAGAATTACTTGTCCATATTGGTGTCGGGACCGTCAACATGCGTGGTGAAGGATTCGTTACCCACTATAATGATGGGCAAAGGGTCAAGAAGGGTGACTTGTTGTTCGACTTTGACCGGCAACTAATCACCGAGGCTGGTTACCAAGATACGGTAGTTAACTTCTTTACCCAGCCACAAAGGGTTATTGAATTCACGAAAATTGACTACGGCAATGACGTTAAGCATGGTGACCAAGTAGCCACGGTTAAGTTCAAGTAG